One Nocardioides luti DNA window includes the following coding sequences:
- a CDS encoding lipid-transfer protein: MTGLSRKAAIVGIGATEFSKESGRSELQLSVEAVQHALADCGLTPADVDGVTTFTMDTSSEIAVARELGCGELRFFSRINFGGGGACATVQQAAMAVATGVADVVVAYRGFNERSGSRFGQFSVAAAQQVNTNGLDNAWTYPMGLGTPAATVAMQAQRYLHEYGATSADFGAVAVADRRHAATNPNAFFYGKPITIDDHQASRMIVEPLHLLDCCQESDGAVALVIVSAERARDLAQQPAYVAAAAQGSGTDQFVMTSYYRQDIGIPEMGVVGRELWRQSGLGPADMQMAVLYDHFTPYVLMQLEELGFCGRGEAPGFIADGAIEIGGRLPLNTHGGQLGEAYIHGMNGIAEGVRQVRGTSVNPVPDVEHVLVTAGTGVPTSGLVLGV, translated from the coding sequence ATGACCGGCCTCAGCAGGAAGGCCGCGATCGTCGGCATCGGCGCGACGGAGTTCTCCAAGGAGTCGGGCCGCTCCGAGCTGCAGCTGTCGGTCGAGGCGGTCCAGCACGCGCTGGCCGACTGCGGGCTGACGCCGGCGGACGTCGACGGCGTCACGACGTTCACGATGGACACGTCCTCGGAGATCGCGGTGGCCCGCGAGCTCGGGTGCGGCGAGCTGCGCTTCTTCAGCCGGATCAACTTCGGCGGCGGGGGAGCGTGCGCGACCGTGCAGCAGGCCGCGATGGCGGTGGCGACGGGCGTGGCCGACGTGGTGGTGGCCTACCGCGGCTTCAACGAGCGCTCGGGCAGCCGCTTCGGGCAGTTCTCGGTCGCGGCGGCGCAGCAGGTCAACACCAACGGCCTCGACAACGCGTGGACCTACCCGATGGGCCTCGGCACCCCGGCCGCGACGGTGGCGATGCAGGCGCAGCGCTACCTGCACGAGTACGGCGCCACGTCGGCCGACTTCGGCGCCGTCGCCGTGGCCGACCGGCGCCACGCGGCGACCAACCCGAACGCGTTCTTCTACGGCAAACCGATCACCATCGACGACCACCAGGCGTCACGGATGATCGTGGAGCCGCTGCACCTGCTCGACTGCTGCCAGGAGAGCGACGGCGCGGTCGCCCTGGTCATCGTGTCGGCCGAGCGTGCCCGCGACCTGGCCCAGCAGCCGGCGTACGTCGCCGCCGCCGCGCAGGGGAGCGGCACCGACCAGTTCGTGATGACGTCGTACTACCGCCAGGACATCGGCATCCCCGAGATGGGCGTCGTCGGCCGCGAGCTGTGGCGCCAGTCCGGCCTCGGCCCGGCCGACATGCAGATGGCCGTGCTCTACGACCACTTCACGCCGTACGTCCTCATGCAGCTGGAGGAGCTCGGCTTCTGCGGCCGCGGCGAGGCCCCCGGCTTCATCGCCGACGGCGCCATCGAGATCGGCGGCCGCCTGCCCCTCAACACCCACGGCGGCCAGCTCGGCGAGGCCTACATCCACGGCATGAACGGCATCGCCGAAGGCGTCCGCCAGGTCCGCGGCACCTCCGTCAACCCCGTCCCCGACGTCGAGCACGTGCTCGTCACCGCCGGCACCGGGGTGCCGACGAGTGGGTTGGTGCTGGGGGTTTAG
- a CDS encoding YfeC-like transcriptional regulator encodes MTGPITPKGLAAELGVAARTIRQWLRDQGWQSVPYTRWELTQEQAEQVRTRFRT; translated from the coding sequence ATGACCGGCCCGATCACGCCCAAGGGGCTCGCGGCAGAACTGGGGGTTGCTGCCAGGACGATCCGGCAGTGGCTGAGAGACCAAGGCTGGCAGAGCGTGCCCTACACGCGCTGGGAACTGACGCAGGAGCAGGCCGAGCAGGTCCGAACCCGATTCAGAACCTGA
- a CDS encoding restriction endonuclease, translating to MPALEELLTAMDRTSANLAKLDTILQLATPHFPSGPSAGSNRDYDNLRRNWSEILSELPPIDGYRLEEQLPDIDEVGRNFIDYADIGEPPFGAWEQLEAPGRALDDYRFRLGKARRTAVRGRTETLVSQINSALPRVVIAVKHREVGEFYADDDTAIVDEAFRELDRLIGDGPARSGRWSDMARHLSFSQTHDWRDIASLDWPDIRERLDVAGSAEFDPIAVGDVDLGQAAASQPSGGVSSGIGWDRLNAEGFERILFDLLRGLPGYENVQWLMKTNAPDKGRDLSVDRHIFDPAGPVKIDRTIVQAKHWLATSIRPSDVQDALATLSLWEPPAIRSLVIATSGRFTADAIGVIEKHNSDGKVPLIEMWANSQLETLLAKRPDIVEAHGLRTH from the coding sequence ATGCCAGCGCTTGAGGAACTACTGACCGCAATGGATCGCACCTCGGCAAACCTCGCCAAACTCGACACGATCTTGCAACTGGCCACTCCGCACTTCCCATCCGGACCTTCCGCCGGCTCTAACCGGGACTACGACAATCTGCGGCGGAACTGGTCAGAAATCCTGTCCGAGTTGCCTCCGATTGACGGCTACCGTCTCGAGGAGCAGCTCCCCGATATCGATGAAGTCGGCCGCAACTTCATCGATTACGCCGACATCGGCGAGCCTCCTTTCGGTGCATGGGAGCAGCTCGAGGCTCCAGGACGCGCGCTCGACGACTACAGATTCCGGCTTGGCAAAGCTCGACGTACCGCCGTGCGCGGCAGGACGGAGACGCTGGTCAGCCAGATCAACAGCGCGCTTCCCCGCGTAGTCATTGCTGTGAAACACCGAGAAGTCGGCGAGTTCTATGCCGACGATGACACGGCCATCGTCGACGAGGCCTTCCGCGAGCTTGATCGCCTGATCGGTGACGGTCCCGCGCGGAGCGGCCGCTGGTCGGATATGGCGCGCCACTTGAGTTTCAGCCAAACCCACGACTGGCGGGACATCGCCAGCTTGGACTGGCCTGATATCAGGGAGCGACTCGACGTGGCTGGAAGTGCAGAGTTCGACCCCATCGCGGTTGGAGACGTCGATCTAGGCCAAGCCGCGGCGTCCCAACCAAGTGGCGGAGTCTCGTCAGGCATCGGATGGGACCGATTGAACGCCGAAGGATTTGAGCGGATTCTGTTCGACTTGCTCCGAGGGCTTCCGGGTTACGAGAACGTCCAATGGCTTATGAAGACGAACGCGCCCGACAAGGGGCGTGACCTGTCCGTGGATCGACACATCTTCGACCCGGCTGGGCCGGTCAAGATCGACCGAACGATCGTCCAGGCGAAGCATTGGCTCGCTACGTCGATTCGTCCGAGCGATGTCCAAGACGCATTGGCCACCCTCTCGCTCTGGGAGCCACCCGCAATCAGAAGCCTCGTGATTGCGACCAGCGGCCGGTTTACCGCCGATGCAATTGGAGTCATCGAGAAGCACAACTCCGATGGCAAAGTACCGCTGATCGAGATGTGGGCGAACAGTCAATTGGAGACCCTCCTTGCCAAGCGCCCCGACATCGTGGAGGCACACGGCCTCCGAACACACTGA
- a CDS encoding acyl-CoA dehydrogenase family protein yields MGQDGYEVPDAEAAEATDAVRAVVTEALDRATDDLDATWAALASAGLLALAVPQAQGGEGLGLGEVGVLLRETGARAVQLPVWETLCCGALVLAAAGTEAQRDAWLPGVADGSVLLTPAVREVGAGIPHTPSTTYDAGAGSVSGRKVGVTFADRAARLLVPALDGDRVVVALVDPTGPGVTLHESGSSSGRTTHTVVLEGAPAELLEGDAARSLREHAVVGLCLTAAGVVAGARDLTAAYVKGREQFGRRLAEFQAVAQQVADVYIASRTIALASENAAWRIGAGLDVTDDLAVAAYWTATEGPAALRTCHHLHGGMGVDVTYPLHRYFSWITDIAHDLGASVEDVHVEDPAAKNLELTAQQRELKATLRDYFTGLVDHDDHREMGVDRHGETYQAMVRRLGDDGWMGIGWPTEYGGHGLGEIEQTIFANEAQRADVHLPAVTLQTVGPTLIRYGTEKQKDLFLKRILAGDVHFAIGYSEPGAGTDLASLRTTARKDGDHYVVNGQKLWTTGGHQADYLWLAVRTDPDAPKHKGISILIVDTSDPGYSWTPIITADGSHHVNATYFNDVRVPVDMLVGEENQGWRLITTQLNHERVMLGPAGRLEGLRDRVRAWATSVGVLERPDVVRAMGEVTAAFRVNELLNWEVARAAAVGEISVGDASSSKVFASEQVQHLSATLTGILHRYGDPADPATRDLMAYLDAQAKRNLVLTFGGGVSEVQRELIAMFGLGLPKVPR; encoded by the coding sequence GTGGGTCAGGACGGGTACGAGGTCCCGGACGCCGAGGCCGCCGAGGCCACCGACGCAGTGCGCGCGGTCGTCACCGAGGCGCTCGACCGGGCCACGGACGACCTCGACGCCACCTGGGCGGCGCTCGCGTCCGCCGGCCTGCTCGCGCTCGCGGTCCCGCAGGCGCAGGGCGGCGAGGGGCTCGGGCTCGGCGAGGTCGGCGTGCTGCTGCGCGAGACCGGCGCCCGCGCCGTCCAGCTCCCGGTCTGGGAGACGCTCTGCTGCGGCGCGCTGGTGCTGGCGGCCGCCGGCACGGAGGCCCAGCGCGACGCCTGGCTGCCCGGCGTCGCCGACGGCTCGGTGCTCCTGACGCCCGCCGTCCGGGAGGTCGGCGCGGGCATCCCGCACACCCCCTCCACGACGTACGACGCCGGCGCGGGCTCGGTCAGCGGGCGCAAGGTGGGCGTGACCTTCGCGGACCGCGCGGCGCGGCTGCTGGTCCCGGCCCTCGACGGCGACCGCGTCGTCGTCGCGCTGGTCGACCCGACCGGCCCCGGCGTGACGCTGCACGAGTCAGGCTCGTCCAGCGGCCGCACCACCCACACCGTCGTGCTCGAGGGTGCTCCGGCCGAGCTCCTCGAGGGCGACGCCGCGCGGAGCCTGCGCGAGCACGCGGTCGTCGGCCTGTGCCTGACGGCCGCGGGCGTCGTCGCCGGCGCGCGCGACCTGACCGCGGCGTACGTCAAGGGCCGCGAGCAGTTCGGTCGCCGGCTGGCGGAGTTCCAGGCCGTGGCCCAGCAGGTCGCTGACGTCTACATCGCCTCCCGGACGATCGCGCTCGCGTCCGAGAACGCCGCGTGGCGGATCGGCGCGGGGCTCGACGTGACCGACGACCTCGCCGTGGCGGCGTACTGGACGGCCACCGAGGGCCCGGCCGCCCTCCGCACCTGCCACCACCTGCACGGCGGAATGGGCGTCGACGTGACCTACCCGCTGCACCGCTACTTCTCCTGGATCACCGACATCGCGCACGACCTGGGTGCCTCGGTCGAGGACGTGCACGTCGAGGACCCGGCCGCGAAGAACCTCGAGCTGACGGCGCAGCAGCGCGAGCTGAAGGCGACGCTGCGCGACTACTTCACCGGGCTCGTCGACCACGACGACCACCGCGAGATGGGGGTGGACCGGCACGGCGAGACCTACCAGGCGATGGTGCGGCGGCTCGGCGACGACGGGTGGATGGGGATCGGCTGGCCGACGGAGTACGGCGGCCACGGGCTCGGCGAGATCGAGCAGACGATCTTCGCGAACGAGGCGCAGCGCGCCGACGTGCACCTGCCGGCGGTGACGCTGCAGACCGTCGGGCCGACGCTGATCCGCTACGGCACGGAGAAGCAGAAGGACCTGTTCCTCAAGCGGATCCTCGCGGGCGACGTGCACTTCGCGATCGGCTACAGCGAGCCCGGCGCCGGCACCGACCTGGCGTCGCTGCGGACGACCGCGCGCAAGGACGGCGACCACTACGTGGTCAACGGGCAGAAGCTGTGGACGACCGGCGGGCACCAGGCGGACTACCTCTGGCTGGCGGTGCGGACCGACCCGGACGCCCCCAAGCACAAGGGCATCTCGATCCTCATCGTCGACACCTCGGACCCCGGCTACTCCTGGACGCCGATCATCACCGCGGACGGCTCGCACCACGTCAACGCGACGTACTTCAACGACGTCCGCGTCCCCGTCGACATGCTCGTGGGGGAGGAGAACCAGGGCTGGCGGCTGATCACCACCCAGCTCAACCACGAGCGCGTGATGCTCGGCCCCGCCGGTCGTCTCGAGGGGCTGCGCGACCGCGTGCGGGCGTGGGCGACTTCCGTGGGTGTGCTCGAGCGGCCCGACGTCGTACGCGCCATGGGTGAGGTGACCGCGGCGTTCCGCGTGAACGAGCTGCTGAACTGGGAGGTCGCCCGCGCGGCCGCAGTCGGCGAGATCTCGGTGGGCGACGCGTCGTCGTCGAAGGTCTTCGCCTCCGAGCAGGTCCAGCACCTGTCCGCGACGCTGACCGGCATCCTGCACCGGTACGGCGACCCCGCCGACCCGGCGACCCGCGACCTGATGGCCTACCTCGACGCGCAGGCGAAGCGGAACCTCGTCCTCACCTTCGGCGGCGGTGTCTCGGAGGTGCAGCGCGAGCTGATCGCGATGTTCGGGCTGGGGCTGCCGAAGGTGCCCCGATGA
- a CDS encoding MaoC family dehydratase, which produces MTPGDLLPPWEVPITPTLVVSTAIATRDFQDVHHDRDLAQSHGSKDIFLNILTSTGLVERYVTDWAGPDVQIRGIAIRLGAPAYPYDTLTFTGSVASVEDGVAVLDVRGSVSLGDHVTGTVRISSAPVVEEVAQQPSAPVVEEVAQQPSRNHGAPPPVVEEVAQQPSRNHGAPQ; this is translated from the coding sequence ATGACGCCCGGAGACCTGCTCCCGCCCTGGGAGGTCCCGATCACGCCGACGCTCGTGGTGAGCACCGCGATCGCGACGCGGGACTTCCAGGACGTGCACCACGACCGCGACCTGGCGCAGTCGCACGGGTCGAAGGACATCTTCCTCAACATCCTGACCTCGACGGGGCTCGTCGAGCGGTACGTCACCGACTGGGCCGGACCCGACGTCCAGATCCGCGGCATCGCGATCCGGCTCGGCGCCCCGGCGTACCCCTACGACACTCTCACCTTCACCGGCAGCGTCGCCTCCGTCGAGGACGGCGTCGCGGTCCTCGACGTCCGCGGCTCCGTGTCGCTGGGCGACCACGTCACCGGTACCGTGCGGATCTCGTCGGCCCCGGTTGTTGAGGAGGTTGCGCAGCAACCGTCGGCCCCGGTGGTTGAGGAGGTTGCGCAGCAACCGTCTCGAAACCACGGAGCCCCGCCCCCGGTGGTTGAGGAGGTTGCGCAGCAACCGTCTCGAAACCACGGAGCCCCGCAATGA
- a CDS encoding aminoglycoside phosphotransferase family protein, which yields MTDARTVDLPAEVLDDVASVAGTEVTVLGRFPGGLNAGAVRVRLTGGTDAVLKAAPSTHPGHLGEGLRAQRVVEHMRWRGYPTPAWLGVGATDTHVWHLMEFVDAAPAPELTPSLVEQLMEIVELQAGQASEDYDHWSYAWRVATGQAAAPVRPDLHETPEQSSLRQAVGKIAGHSSEVSALVERVRLACADAPPPSTAPDMVHADLNPSNVLVRDGAVVALVDIGNAGSGTRATDLVTLLWNTIQDPLDDVRRRLWARILDVVGEGAAVLVATQILLQLEWTIRLGRPDVVAEVVERGYRALDELHALR from the coding sequence ATGACGGATGCTCGGACGGTCGATCTGCCGGCCGAGGTCCTGGACGACGTGGCCAGCGTGGCCGGGACAGAGGTCACGGTCCTCGGTCGCTTCCCCGGAGGTCTCAACGCGGGTGCCGTGCGCGTCCGACTGACCGGAGGGACAGATGCCGTTCTCAAGGCGGCGCCCTCGACGCACCCCGGTCACCTGGGCGAGGGCCTGCGAGCTCAGAGAGTCGTCGAACACATGCGTTGGCGCGGCTACCCCACGCCCGCCTGGCTCGGTGTGGGGGCCACCGACACTCATGTGTGGCACCTGATGGAGTTCGTGGACGCGGCTCCCGCGCCGGAGCTCACCCCGTCCCTCGTCGAGCAGCTGATGGAGATCGTCGAGCTCCAGGCCGGCCAAGCATCCGAGGACTACGACCACTGGTCGTACGCCTGGCGGGTCGCCACCGGTCAGGCAGCGGCTCCCGTCAGGCCAGACCTCCACGAGACGCCCGAGCAGTCGTCTCTGCGCCAGGCGGTGGGCAAGATCGCAGGGCATTCCTCGGAGGTGTCGGCCCTGGTCGAGCGCGTGCGGCTCGCGTGTGCCGACGCGCCGCCGCCATCCACGGCGCCGGACATGGTCCACGCAGATCTCAACCCCAGCAACGTCCTGGTCCGTGACGGAGCGGTCGTGGCGCTCGTGGACATCGGGAACGCCGGCAGCGGCACGCGAGCGACCGATCTGGTCACCCTCCTGTGGAACACCATCCAGGATCCGCTGGACGACGTACGGCGACGGCTCTGGGCGAGGATCCTCGACGTGGTCGGGGAGGGCGCCGCGGTCCTCGTGGCGACCCAGATCCTCCTGCAGCTCGAGTGGACCATCCGTCTCGGGCGACCAGATGTCGTCGCCGAGGTGGTCGAGCGCGGCTATCGCGCTCT
- a CDS encoding WS/DGAT/MGAT family O-acyltransferase: MDRLSGLDASFLYLETPEQLLHVCGLIVLDPSTMPNGYSFIDVKSEIARRVRDVPEFTRKLRKVPLGLDHPIWVKDTHFDIDRHVHRLSLPAPGGYAELNELAGHLAGLQLDRSRPLWEMWIIEGYDDGKIVVFTKMHHATVDGVSGSNLISHLCSLEADAEPLSLGPKTRHGRSPHRAELLTRAVVSNATRPVLAAKLLSPSAQLITKTVGRAREGTAMAAPFSAPRTSFNGTITGHRAIAFADMDLEDIRAIKTATGTTVNDVVLAVAGGALRSYLLDRDELPENSLLATVPVSVREESKRSGGANKVSALFAKLGTDTEDPLERLEDMAENNRNAKDHHSAISAETLQDWAEFAAPRTFGLAVRAYAGLRLAEKHPVVHNLVISNVPGPPMPLYFMGAEILALYPLGPVFHGAGLNVTVMSNNGKVHVGLIACRESMPEVDDLVKRFPAELAALKEAVLAQETATPIRKRASTKPPAKKAAAKAAAKKAPAKKTPAKKTPAKA; the protein is encoded by the coding sequence ATGGACCGCCTGTCAGGACTCGACGCCAGCTTCCTCTACCTGGAGACCCCGGAGCAGCTGCTGCACGTCTGCGGCCTGATCGTGCTGGACCCGAGCACCATGCCGAACGGCTACTCGTTCATCGACGTCAAGAGCGAGATCGCCCGCCGCGTGCGCGACGTCCCGGAGTTCACCCGCAAGCTGCGCAAGGTCCCGCTCGGCCTCGACCACCCGATCTGGGTCAAGGACACGCACTTCGACATCGACCGGCACGTGCACCGGCTGTCGTTGCCCGCGCCGGGTGGGTACGCCGAGCTCAACGAGCTGGCCGGGCACCTCGCCGGGCTCCAGCTGGACCGCTCGCGGCCGCTGTGGGAGATGTGGATCATCGAGGGGTACGACGACGGCAAGATCGTCGTGTTCACCAAGATGCACCACGCCACGGTCGACGGGGTCTCGGGCTCGAACCTCATCTCGCACCTGTGCAGCCTCGAGGCCGACGCCGAGCCGCTCTCGCTCGGCCCCAAGACCCGCCACGGCCGCTCGCCGCACCGCGCCGAGCTGCTGACCCGCGCGGTCGTCAGCAACGCCACCCGGCCGGTCCTGGCCGCGAAGCTGCTCTCGCCGTCGGCCCAGCTGATCACCAAGACCGTCGGCCGTGCCCGCGAGGGCACCGCCATGGCTGCGCCGTTCTCGGCGCCGCGCACGTCGTTCAACGGCACCATCACCGGCCACCGCGCGATCGCCTTCGCCGACATGGACCTCGAGGACATCCGCGCGATCAAGACCGCCACCGGCACGACCGTGAACGACGTGGTGCTGGCCGTCGCCGGCGGCGCGCTGCGGTCCTACCTGCTCGACCGCGACGAGCTCCCGGAGAACTCACTGCTCGCCACCGTGCCGGTCTCCGTGCGCGAGGAGTCGAAGCGCTCGGGCGGCGCCAACAAGGTCTCGGCGCTCTTCGCCAAGCTCGGCACCGACACCGAGGACCCGCTCGAGCGGCTCGAGGACATGGCCGAGAACAACCGCAACGCCAAGGACCACCACAGCGCGATCAGCGCGGAGACCCTGCAGGACTGGGCGGAGTTCGCCGCGCCGCGGACCTTCGGCCTCGCCGTGCGGGCGTACGCCGGGTTGCGGCTCGCCGAGAAGCACCCGGTGGTCCACAACCTGGTCATCTCCAACGTGCCTGGCCCGCCGATGCCGCTGTACTTCATGGGTGCCGAGATCCTCGCGCTCTACCCCCTCGGCCCGGTCTTCCACGGCGCCGGCCTCAACGTCACGGTGATGTCGAACAACGGCAAGGTGCACGTCGGGCTGATCGCGTGCCGCGAGTCGATGCCGGAGGTCGACGACCTGGTCAAGCGCTTCCCGGCCGAGCTGGCCGCGCTGAAGGAGGCCGTGCTGGCGCAGGAGACGGCCACGCCGATCCGCAAGCGTGCGTCCACGAAGCCGCCGGCCAAGAAGGCCGCCGCCAAGGCCGCCGCGAAGAAGGCCCCAGCCAAGAAGACGCCCGCGAAGAAGACGCCGGCCAAGGCCTGA
- a CDS encoding alpha/beta fold hydrolase, with the protein MSVFSPRALLRRQVYMPWAAIPPGEMVELAGRGSTYVTDTPGPHPDSPTIVLLHAVGCTGLLTWYPAIKPLSRRFRVVTMDQRWHGRGIQSEEFSLRDCADDVAALIDTLGLRDVIVAGYSMGSIIAQRVWRQHPDKIEGLVLCATTDRFRSTGLERAFHQGMEVAMLGTRGFSRSRIAVRTARTAAKALDLGPSDIHDWAMREFNSTSPWAVGQAVAALGRHHSRPWLDRIDVPTAVVVTLRDKVLPPDNQIAIARRIPGATIHDIDAGHAACVLQAETFVPALVEAAVTVNARRRDLRRA; encoded by the coding sequence ATGAGCGTGTTCTCCCCGCGGGCGTTGCTGCGTCGACAGGTCTACATGCCCTGGGCCGCCATCCCGCCCGGGGAGATGGTCGAGCTGGCCGGCCGCGGGTCGACGTACGTCACCGACACCCCCGGGCCGCACCCCGACTCCCCCACGATCGTGCTGCTGCACGCGGTCGGCTGCACGGGCCTGCTGACGTGGTACCCCGCCATCAAGCCGCTCTCCCGGCGCTTCCGCGTCGTCACGATGGACCAGCGCTGGCACGGCCGCGGCATCCAGTCCGAGGAGTTCTCGCTGCGCGACTGCGCCGACGACGTCGCGGCGCTCATCGACACGCTGGGGCTGCGCGACGTGATCGTGGCGGGCTACTCGATGGGCTCGATCATCGCCCAGCGCGTCTGGCGCCAGCACCCCGACAAGATCGAGGGGCTCGTGCTCTGTGCGACCACCGACCGCTTCCGCTCGACCGGCCTCGAGCGCGCCTTCCACCAGGGCATGGAGGTCGCGATGCTCGGCACGCGCGGCTTCTCCCGCTCGCGGATCGCGGTGCGCACGGCGCGTACGGCGGCCAAGGCGCTCGACCTCGGACCCTCGGACATCCACGACTGGGCGATGCGCGAGTTCAACAGCACCAGCCCCTGGGCCGTCGGGCAGGCCGTGGCCGCGCTGGGCCGCCACCACTCGCGGCCGTGGCTGGACCGCATCGACGTGCCGACCGCGGTGGTCGTGACGCTGCGCGACAAGGTGCTGCCGCCCGACAACCAGATCGCGATCGCGCGGCGGATCCCGGGCGCGACCATCCACGACATCGACGCCGGTCACGCCGCCTGCGTGCTGCAGGCCGAGACCTTCGTGCCGGCGCTCGTCGAGGCGGCCGTCACCGTCAACGCGCGACGGCGGGACCTGCGGCGCGCCTGA
- a CDS encoding bifunctional MaoC family dehydratase N-terminal/OB-fold nucleic acid binding domain-containing protein — MSDSHDQIMAEAERIQALGEAAEREGRDPVNQPTINSWLEAMGLDSPRFRGPSATGEAPPSMAQVWTMYGLGGRPPADDPLHGMMRVLTDAGFTAVLGTNCEQTYERYLRVGEQVRVTTALDSVVGPKQTGMGEGYFVTSRNRWYVGDELVATMLFRVLKFKPKAAPVVEEGAPPVVEEVALATVSKPPTPVVEEAPVVEEGALAPVSKPPPEDTFVLRPMKNRDTQFFWDGTAAGELRIQTCNPCGHLRFPPGPACPDCGALDRGHVVASGRGTVFSYVVHRHPPVPGRELPILIGLVDLEEGVRMVGELVGLEPDDVRIGMPVQVDFRRIDDDLTLPVWRTA; from the coding sequence ATGAGCGACTCCCACGACCAGATCATGGCCGAGGCCGAGCGGATCCAGGCCCTCGGCGAGGCCGCGGAGCGCGAGGGCCGCGACCCGGTCAACCAGCCGACGATCAACAGCTGGCTGGAGGCGATGGGCCTCGACAGCCCGCGCTTCCGCGGCCCCTCGGCCACCGGCGAGGCGCCGCCGTCGATGGCCCAGGTGTGGACGATGTACGGCCTCGGCGGCCGCCCGCCCGCGGACGACCCCCTGCACGGGATGATGCGGGTGCTCACCGACGCCGGCTTCACCGCCGTCCTCGGCACGAACTGCGAGCAGACCTACGAGCGCTACCTCCGCGTCGGCGAGCAGGTCCGCGTCACCACCGCCCTCGACTCCGTCGTCGGCCCCAAGCAGACCGGCATGGGCGAGGGCTACTTCGTCACCTCCCGCAACCGGTGGTACGTCGGCGACGAGCTCGTCGCGACGATGCTGTTCCGCGTCCTCAAGTTCAAGCCCAAGGCGGCACCGGTGGTTGAGGAAGGCGCGCCCCCGGTGGTTGAGGAGGTTGCGCTAGCAACCGTCTCGAAACCACCCACCCCGGTGGTTGAGGAAGCCCCGGTGGTTGAGGAAGGCGCGCTAGCGCCTGTCTCGAAACCACCACCCGAGGACACCTTCGTCCTCCGCCCCATGAAGAACCGCGACACCCAGTTCTTCTGGGACGGCACCGCCGCCGGCGAGCTCCGCATCCAGACCTGCAACCCCTGCGGCCACCTCCGCTTCCCGCCCGGCCCGGCCTGCCCGGACTGCGGCGCGCTCGACCGCGGCCACGTGGTGGCGTCGGGCCGCGGGACGGTCTTCTCGTACGTCGTCCACCGGCACCCGCCCGTCCCCGGACGCGAGCTGCCGATCCTGATCGGCCTCGTCGACCTCGAGGAGGGCGTCCGGATGGTCGGCGAGCTCGTGGGGCTCGAGCCCGACGACGTACGCATCGGCATGCCCGTGCAGGTCGACTTCCGCCGCATCGACGACGACCTGACCCTGCCCGTGTGGAGGACCGCATGA
- a CDS encoding 4-fold beta flower protein: MDPIFGSSGQVVAWSEGDEILSLDGQYLAFLHTGSIIAYNGDGHIGWFDEGVFWDSSFRAVGMLRDATARLPRPGLGGVPGRPGRAGRPGRPGVPGTPGRPGRSNAWSSSSWSSWQP; encoded by the coding sequence ATGGACCCCATATTCGGCTCGTCTGGTCAGGTCGTCGCTTGGTCTGAAGGCGATGAGATCCTCTCGCTGGACGGCCAATATCTAGCCTTTCTCCACACCGGCAGCATCATCGCTTACAACGGCGACGGGCATATCGGCTGGTTCGACGAGGGCGTCTTCTGGGACTCGAGTTTTCGCGCCGTAGGCATGCTCCGCGACGCGACAGCACGCCTGCCGAGACCCGGACTTGGTGGAGTGCCGGGACGACCGGGTCGAGCGGGACGTCCTGGGCGACCGGGTGTTCCTGGCACTCCCGGCCGACCCGGCAGGAGCAACGCCTGGTCATCGTCGTCTTGGTCATCGTGGCAGCCCTGA